The following are encoded in a window of Salinigranum halophilum genomic DNA:
- a CDS encoding DEAD/DEAH box helicase translates to MTSCECGFEVGDRVSFAGGSGEVAKANHRPSGQCLLTILTDSGQTKRPSAVVDKVEGSDTLLANREFDAPDRFNLRSRAAELDLAHRQDRFVTLESSRIDIAPHQVKAAYEILTSYNHRYLIGDEVGLGKTIEAAIVIEELAARGQADRVLIVAPAPLTTQWQEELREKFDSNYVVYDRDYVDAKRGAHPNKNVWTHDDRIITSIDFAKQDDMLAALENLDEEWDIAIFDESHHLTARREGKRGINRTERYRVGEAVSQNSDGLLFLTGTPHKGKRDQFYFMVSLLDPYRFRDEHDVNKEGLRDLMIRRLKSEMYESDGSKMFPEKNIETLPVTFTPEERELYENVTEYITEHYNLAHREDNDTAGFAMVLYQKRLVSSIHAIRKSLKNRMQSIQAGGADPGDLSQLTKSLLPQYREDPEMLTDAQREKVEEELGSVAASSDPAKVKQELQIVRDLYNQAKAIDVDTKAEQLREFVDGVLAEDPDEKVLIFTEYTDTLEYLRDRLFSEHDVAQVYGDLSQPERRRQLKKFEKEANIMLATDAAREGLNLQFAHIMVNYDLPWNPTRIDQRIGRLHRYGQERTVEIRNLFVDDTRESDILELLLNKLDEIEETLGMSSDVLGLVLENVDLEEQIMTAIAQNDGTDSIAADLDAIVEDQEEAVRRVDEELLIRDRFDLSEKDREILDIIDESAEDTISEADVEYLVRTVCNEFGGRIVNVRSGPADDGGDVFDLVVPDPISGGEVKDRYDGATFDRKNAVEDESLEFIALDHPVVRSMMQFCLDSDAVGGQTAVLTGGRDLATPGLLCHFRVGYLSGTGDTVTERLVQVYVTPDGDEKTGNINITGGLPPSAANDYPAVEVISACSDDLVDRAEAVAWEVIENLAAEAREDRQREARIRREHTQKYFEYRIDDLEDRIERFEERDTQPDEDMRIVLAKAQSQLKELKKERDAELARLEEEEQVIPDEPELINMAAVIDAFEN, encoded by the coding sequence GTGACCAGCTGCGAATGTGGATTCGAAGTCGGCGACCGCGTAAGCTTCGCTGGCGGAAGTGGGGAAGTTGCAAAGGCTAACCATCGCCCAAGTGGGCAGTGCTTGCTAACGATCTTGACCGATAGCGGACAGACCAAGCGCCCCAGCGCGGTCGTCGACAAAGTTGAGGGGAGCGACACGCTGCTCGCAAACCGTGAGTTCGATGCACCAGATCGTTTCAATCTCCGTTCTCGGGCTGCGGAACTCGACCTCGCCCACCGGCAGGACCGGTTCGTCACCTTGGAGAGCAGCCGCATCGACATCGCACCACACCAGGTGAAGGCCGCCTACGAGATCCTCACCTCGTACAATCACCGGTATCTAATCGGTGACGAGGTCGGTCTCGGCAAGACCATCGAGGCCGCCATCGTCATCGAGGAACTCGCTGCCCGTGGGCAGGCCGACAGAGTGCTGATCGTCGCGCCTGCGCCCCTTACGACCCAGTGGCAGGAGGAACTCCGCGAGAAGTTCGACAGCAACTACGTCGTGTACGACCGCGACTACGTCGACGCGAAGCGCGGTGCCCATCCGAACAAAAACGTCTGGACACACGACGACCGCATCATCACCTCCATCGACTTCGCGAAGCAGGACGACATGCTCGCGGCACTGGAGAATCTGGACGAAGAGTGGGACATCGCAATCTTCGACGAATCTCACCACCTCACGGCACGCCGCGAGGGCAAGCGTGGAATCAACAGGACTGAGCGCTACCGGGTTGGCGAGGCAGTGTCGCAGAACTCGGATGGGCTTCTCTTCCTGACGGGGACGCCCCATAAGGGGAAACGCGATCAGTTCTACTTCATGGTCTCTCTGTTGGACCCCTACCGCTTCCGTGACGAGCACGACGTCAACAAGGAGGGACTTCGGGACCTGATGATCCGTCGGCTGAAGAGCGAGATGTACGAGTCCGACGGGTCAAAGATGTTCCCCGAGAAGAACATCGAGACGCTGCCGGTCACGTTCACGCCTGAGGAACGGGAGCTCTACGAGAACGTCACTGAGTACATCACGGAGCACTACAACCTCGCCCACAGAGAGGACAACGACACGGCGGGATTCGCGATGGTCCTCTACCAGAAGCGACTCGTCTCGTCGATTCACGCCATCCGGAAGTCGCTCAAGAACCGGATGCAGTCTATCCAGGCCGGTGGTGCGGATCCGGGCGACCTGTCTCAGCTCACGAAGAGCCTCCTTCCGCAGTACCGCGAGGACCCCGAGATGCTGACCGACGCCCAGCGGGAGAAGGTCGAGGAGGAACTCGGAAGCGTGGCAGCATCCAGTGATCCGGCGAAGGTCAAACAGGAGCTGCAAATCGTCCGGGACCTCTACAACCAAGCGAAGGCGATCGACGTCGACACCAAGGCCGAACAGCTCCGCGAGTTCGTCGACGGCGTGCTGGCCGAGGACCCCGACGAGAAGGTCCTCATCTTCACCGAGTACACGGACACGCTGGAATACCTCAGAGACCGGCTCTTCAGCGAACACGACGTCGCTCAAGTGTATGGCGACCTCTCACAGCCCGAGCGGAGACGCCAGCTGAAGAAGTTCGAAAAGGAGGCCAACATCATGCTGGCGACGGACGCCGCCCGCGAGGGGCTGAACCTCCAGTTCGCCCACATCATGGTCAACTACGATCTCCCGTGGAATCCGACGCGAATCGACCAGCGCATCGGTCGACTCCACCGCTACGGGCAGGAACGAACGGTCGAGATCCGGAACCTGTTCGTCGACGATACACGGGAGAGCGACATCCTCGAACTGCTGTTGAACAAGCTCGATGAGATCGAGGAAACGCTGGGCATGAGTTCGGATGTCCTCGGGCTCGTTCTGGAGAACGTCGACCTCGAGGAGCAGATCATGACCGCTATCGCTCAGAACGACGGTACGGACTCAATCGCCGCAGATCTTGACGCGATTGTCGAAGACCAGGAGGAAGCCGTTCGCCGCGTCGACGAGGAGTTGCTCATCCGTGACCGCTTCGACCTGAGCGAGAAGGATCGGGAAATCCTCGACATCATCGACGAGAGTGCAGAGGACACAATCAGCGAGGCGGACGTGGAGTACCTCGTTCGGACCGTATGCAACGAGTTCGGTGGCCGGATTGTCAACGTGCGGTCCGGCCCCGCCGATGACGGCGGCGACGTGTTCGACCTCGTCGTCCCAGACCCGATCTCGGGGGGCGAAGTGAAGGACCGGTACGATGGCGCAACCTTCGACCGGAAGAACGCTGTTGAGGACGAGTCACTCGAATTCATCGCCCTTGACCACCCAGTCGTGCGGTCGATGATGCAGTTCTGTCTCGACAGTGACGCAGTCGGTGGACAGACGGCCGTCCTGACTGGCGGAAGAGACTTGGCAACACCGGGATTACTCTGCCACTTCCGGGTGGGATATCTCTCTGGGACAGGCGACACAGTCACTGAGCGCCTCGTCCAAGTCTACGTGACACCAGACGGTGATGAGAAGACTGGCAACATCAACATCACCGGTGGCCTCCCGCCTTCCGCCGCCAACGATTATCCCGCAGTCGAAGTGATTTCTGCGTGTTCTGACGATCTCGTGGATCGTGCAGAGGCTGTCGCTTGGGAGGTTATAGAGAATCTGGCAGCCGAGGCACGAGAAGACCGACAGCGAGAGGCCCGCATTCGACGCGAGCACACACAGAAATACTTCGAGTACCGTATCGACGACCTCGAGGACCGGATCGAGCGTTTCGAAGAACGGGACACACAGCCGGATGAAGACATGCGCATCGTTCTCGCGAAAGCACAGAGCCAGCTCAAGGAATTAAAGAAAGAACGGGATGCAGAGCTGGCGAGGCTTGAAGAGGAAGAGCAGGTGATTCCTGACGAGCCGGAGCTCATCAACATGGCCGCCGTTATCGACGCCTTTGAGAATTAG